The following are encoded in a window of Doryrhamphus excisus isolate RoL2022-K1 chromosome 16, RoL_Dexc_1.0, whole genome shotgun sequence genomic DNA:
- the LOC131104212 gene encoding galactose-specific lectin nattectin-like yields MAFALRVLFLLCGISGVATVAWSDSYYDAGCCPKGWAQLDNYCFIFKREATTFEKAEHDCQKHGGNLVSIHSSLESLFVLGLLEQVPAEFAWIGLHDPAEDGDFRWTDNTNFDFDKFSYGQPSDHGSCVVIYVAGEWFVKPCTLEKPYVCIKDTSCCANRETA; encoded by the exons ATGGCATTTGCTCTTCGTGTGCTCTTCCTCCTTTGTGGGATCAGTGGAGTAGCGACTGTCGCT TGGTCTGACTCTTACTACGATG CCGGTTGCTGTCCCAAGGGCTGGGCTCAGTTGGATAATTACTGTTTCATATTCAAACGCGAGGCCACGACTTTTGAAAAAGCAGAG CATGACTGCCAAAAACATGGCGGGAATTTGGTCTCCATTCACAGTTCCCTGGAAAGTCTTTTTGTTCTTGGACTGCTGGAACAGGTGCCTGCAGAGTTTGCCTGGATTGGACTCCATGATCCTGCTGAG GATGGAGACTTTCGGTGGACTGATAACACCAACTTTGATTTTGATAAGTTTTCCTACGGACAGCCTAGTGATCATGGTTCCTGTGTGGTGATTTATGTGGCAG GTGAATGGTTTGTTAAGCCCTGCACCTTGGAGAAGCCGTATGTTTGCATCAAAGATACGAGCTGCTGTGCCAACCGCGAAACAGCCTAG